The Amblyraja radiata isolate CabotCenter1 chromosome 1, sAmbRad1.1.pri, whole genome shotgun sequence genome contains a region encoding:
- the LOC116977828 gene encoding carboxy-terminal kinesin 2-like — MEGPDELTCETKGIIPRAVDQIFVTARKLETMGWVYKFTASFLEIYNETIRDLLVTKSQTAVKYEIKQRSNKSARDQPGPTWSTSVSAQWRRYVLTPSNVTPCPAHRSGWAGFSMRTAEMLTMFLAL, encoded by the exons ATGGAGGGACCAGATGAGCTGACGTGTGAAACCAAGGGGATAATTCCACGCGCAGTCGATCAGATCTTCGTCACTGCGCGTAAACTGGAGACCATGGGATGGGTG TACAAGTTCACAGCCAGCTTTCTGGAGATATACAACGAGACCATCCGTGACCTGTTGGTGACCAAATCACAGACTGCGGTCAAGTATGAGATCAAGCAGCGGAGTAACAAGAGTGCACGTGACCAACCTGGACCAACCTGGAGTACATCAGTGTCGGCACAGTGGAGGAGGTATGTACTCACCCCCAGTAACGTTACTCCCTGCCCTGCCCACAGGTCC GGCTGGGCAGGCTTCTCCATGCGGACTGCCGAGATGCTCACCATGTTCCTGGCcctgtga